A single genomic interval of Oncorhynchus mykiss isolate Arlee chromosome 13, USDA_OmykA_1.1, whole genome shotgun sequence harbors:
- the LOC118938095 gene encoding delphilin-like, translating into MRSCQDSRNRLAPRLCITGLSNQPNPDYSPDLTLPATNQNWPEEFGFTLGGAGPSYILSVIEGSSAYLAGLQPGDQVVDIEGQEVSSLSTQALVALAQTLKTVPPSIGVVSRIEQVWNSWEII; encoded by the coding sequence ATGAGGAGTTGTCAAgacagcagaaacagactggcacccaggctatgtATAACAGGCTTAAGTAACCAACCCAATCCTGACTACTCTCCAGACCTGACCCTCCCGGCTACCAATCAGAACTGGCCGGAGGAGTTTGGGTTCACTCTGGGGGGCGCGGGCCCCAGCTACATCCTGTCTGTGATTGAGGGCAGCAGTGCCTACCTGGCGGGCCTGCAGCCTGGGGACCAGGTGGTGGACATCGAGGGCCAGGAGGTGTCCTCTCTCAGCACCCAGGCCCTGGTGGCCCTGGCACAGACTCTGAAGACTGTACCCCCCAGCATCGGAGTGGTGTCACGCATAGAACAGGTCTGGAACAGTTGGGAAATCATTTAG